The following nucleotide sequence is from Endozoicomonas sp. GU-1.
GGATTTGTTTCTGCTTTTCCCTGCGAACCAGCTCCTGTAAGGCATAGTTCACAAGCTCACGCCGCGAGCCAAGGCCGGAAAGCTCAAGGGCTTCACGCATCAAATCTTGATCAATGACGATATTAGTTCTTGCATTCGAGGGCATAAATACACCTTTTTAGATAATAATGGTGTGCTTATAGTAGTCCGCCAAAAAATAGCAAGCAACTATCTCCCTCACAACTCGCAACCCATAACTCATCACGCCCGCCCATACGTATCCTCATACCGCACAATATCATCCTCACCCAGATACCCGTTTGACAACATGGCCGGTAAACTCATTTACCAGCTGAGCGTCAAGAATCAAGACCCCGGATTCCTCCGTATGATTATTGACAAAACGTGATCTATTAACCATTTTGTATGTACATAAGGCACACAATTATAATATAAAAGTATTGGCTCTTCAGGGATAACTGTGGGTAGAAATCAACAAATTTGAAAAAAAAAAGCACCAGCGGCTGATTTCAGGTATGTTTTTATTTGCAGACAAAAACAAGAAGAAACGCCGCTGATGCTGATAAAAACTATCCTCAATAAAGTTCATAAACTCAAGTCATTTGTTTATCAGGATGTAAAACTCGGTCTCTATCAAGGCTCTGAAGTATTCAATGTCATCGTGGCCCCACGCAAGAACGGCCATGCTATTTGCTCAGGATGTCAGCAACCAGCTCCGGGCTATGACCGTCTTGCTGAACGTCGTTTCGAGTTTGTCCCTCTCTGGGGAATCAGGGTTTTTCTGCTCTACAAAATGCGTAGGGTTGAATGCAAGACATGTGGCGTAAAGGTTGAGCAGGTTCCATGGGCTGAAGGCAAGAAGGAACTCACCAAAGTTTACATGCAGTTTCTGGCAAACTGGGCTAGAAAGCTCTCCTGGAAGGAGGTCGCCCGTACTTTCAATACCTCGTGGGAGAAGGTCTTCCATGCTGTTGAGTATGTGGTTGAGTGGGGCAAGAAGCATCGTTCACTTGATAATATCAAGGCCATTGGTGTTGATGAGGTGGCGTATCAGATCGGCCATAAATACTTGACTGTTGTCTACCAATTGATCGCGACTGTACACGGCTACTATGGGTTGGTCAGGAGCGTACCGAAGCTACGATTCGCAGCTTCTTCGCTTTCCTGGGTACACAGCGTAGCCAGCGGTTGGAGTATGTCTGTTCTGATATGTGGCAACCCTACGTAAAAGCGATTGCGGTGTTTGCCAGCCAAGCATTACATATTCTGGATCGCTTTCATATCGTTGCCATGCTGAATAAGGCCATTGATGAAGTCAGGGCCACGGAACACAAACAGCTTCAGGCAGATGGTTATGAACCGGTGCTGAAAAAAACACGCTGGTGTCTGCTCAAGCGAAAAGAGAACCTGACCGAGAAAGAAGAGATCAAGCTGAACACAGTGCTTCAGACAACCTCAAAAGTGTCAGAGCCTATCTTCTCAGAGAAGAGTTCCAAGTGTTCTGGGACTACATTTCACCACACTGGGCAGGAAAATACCTGGACCGGTGGTGTACAAGAGTGATGCGATCAAAGATAGAACCGATGAAGAAAGTTGCTAAAACTGTTCGACGACACAAGCCACTTATCCTGAACTGGTTCAAGGCGAAAAAGGCGTATTCCAGCGGTATCGTTGAGGGTCTGAACACCAAGATAAAACTCACTACGAGAAAATCATACGGTTTCAGAACCTACAGATGTGCGGAAATTGCGTTATATCATGCGCTTGGCAAGTTACCTGAACCGGAAATGACCCACAGATTTTACTGACGAGGCCTTTTTTTGAGTGCCAGGTTGAGGATATTCTTTCTGATTTTTCTCGGTGTCAGGCATCAACAATGTTGAACCATCAGTAAGCAGTACACGACGTTGATGCCATAGCCATGATTCTGGTGAGGCGTGATCAAGGCTATTGCCAGATATGCGCAGCAAACCTCTTACGGATGCTTCACTCAACCGTTGCCTCGCTTTGCAATATGCGCTGGTGTCAGTGTTGGGCACTTTCTTCTTGTTGCCCCTGACGACCTGGTCTCTCGCTTCATCAATGAGGGCGTGGCGACATGACTTGGTGTCACTGGCCACCTGTCGCATGAACAAGGTTAATGTTTTGATGGGTGGAAAGTCCCTTACCCTGTAGCCGGGGTAACAATTCTGAAAAGAGTTAAGGTCATCAGAGGTAAGGATTGATGAAAATTCATCACTTTCAGTCTGTGCAAATTGGTGAAGGCATTCATCTGCGAGGGACAGAAACTCTTGGCTACACTTGTTCATGGTTTGCTCGGAAGGGAAATATTTAGGTTTGTGACTTTTTATAGTCGCTTCTTTCCGAGTAAGCCTTGAATTATCAAGGGCTGAGGCCTTAAGTCAGTGCCATTGGAGTCTGCCCCCCGTTTGGACGCTTACGGTGGAACAGGGCATTTTGCTTCTGGAACCATCCATTGCCCTGAGTGCTGTGTGAAAAAACCGGATAGCAAAAATCCCCAGTACTACCATCAGTTGCTGGCTTGCTGTCTGGTTAAACCGGGTAAGAAGGAAGTACTACCTTTGATGCCGGAACCCATCATTCAGCAGGTAGATGCCTCAAAAAACGACTGTGAGCAAACAGCTCTCAAAAGACTTCTGGCGAACATTGCCAGAGAGCACCCGCACCTGAAACTGGTGCTCAACTTTGACGATTTATACTCCGATGGACCCACGATAAAGCTGGTTAAATCCTATAACTACAGCTTCATCATGGTTGCGAAGGACACCAGTCACCTATCACTTTATGAAGCAGTGGATGAGCTGGACATAGCGAACAAAGTTGTTCGCCATGGGTATACCGACGAAGATGGCTATCGACACTGGTTCCGGTTTGTCAATGGAGTTCCCATCAATAAGTCTCATAAAGAGATATTGGTCAACTACCTTGAGTACGTAGAAATCAGTCCCAAAGGAAAGAAATACACCAACACCTGGGTTACTGATATTTACATTACCCTTGAAAACGTGACCAAAGTCATGCGAGGAGCACGCGCCAAGTGGAAAATTGAGAACGAAACGTTTAACACACTGAAAACACAAGGGTACAACCTGGAACACAATTACGGGCACGGAGAGATGCATCTGGCGACAAACTTTGCCAGCTTGACATTTACCGCTTTTCTCATTGATCAGATAGAGCAGCTTGCCTGCCCTCTTTTCCAAAAAGCGTTGTCGGTATCGAAATCAAAAAAATCGCTCTGGCATGGGATAAGGGGGCTGTTTGACTGGTTTATTATCGACTCATGGACGGAACTGTTAACAGCAATAACTGTGGGTAAGAGTATCAGCCTGAAAACGCTTATGGTGGATACAACTTAGCCTCTCAATATTCTTGGTACGCCCGGCATGGGCATGAACTGATGGGGTGAAAGTCCCCTGTGGGAGAACCTACATCTGACTGGCGGTAAAGACGCCTGCTGATGACAACCACTAGCTTAAGGCAAGTGCAGTCCCGCGAGGGGCTGTGCGGAGGCAGTCTGAGTGCAAAGGTGCGAGCCGACGTACAGAAATCGCATACAAGGCTGAGTCTCTGGGCGAGTGAGCCAAGGATCACAAAGCCCTCTGGTTCGTGAGACACGGTAAATGCGGCGGTTGTGCACTGAAAGTCCATGTTCTTATCCGGGGAGATCTGTTCAACATGCGATTGGTAAGTTCCCAGTTCTCAGCCACTGGTTACAACAGGCTCGGCGAACAGTGACTCATCATCCTGTTCGAGCAAACCCGATGGCAACCAATAGCGCCAGCAGAGGCAACTCCGCGTGGTGATTGGACAGAAGTCAGCAGAGGCCATAGTAGCTGTACGACAAAAGTCATTAATGGACGGGAAGTCGTCAGCGAAGGGCCGAACATCGATGACAAAGAGGAGACTGATTCCCTCAGGGCGATGCAGCCGTCCGGCGACTCACCGTACCTGGCGACAGAATCTTTGACCAGCTTTGAACCATGATCTACTAAATTGCGTACTTGAACCGGCTAATCTGGCAAGCGCATGGAAACAGGTCAGAAGCAACAAGGGTGCTCCGGGTATCGATGGAGTCACCATTGAAGCTTATCCAGACTTTGCCAAACAGCATTGGCCTTCAGTGCGTCAAGCCTTATTGGACGGAACCTATCAGCCGTCACCCGTGCGCCGGCATGTAATAGAAAAGCCGGACGGCGGTGAACGCTTCTGGGAATCCCAACCGTGATCGACAGGGTCATACAGCAGGCCATTGTGCAGGTGCTGACGCCTGTCTTTGACCCGGGATTTTCCCCAAACAGCTTTGGCTACCGACCGGGACGGTCAGCACACGACGGAGTTCGTCAGGTTAAGCAGTTGATCAACGGGGGGCTACATTACGCCGTTGACGTTGATCTGAGTAAATTCTTTGATACGGTTAATCACGACGTTTTGATGTCGAGGGTCTCCCGTAAGGTCCGCGACAAACGCCTTCTGAAACTGATTGGTCGCTACCTGCGCTCCGGAGTCATGATTGAGGGCAATGTCTACCCGACCAGGGTTGGCATGCCACAGGGTGGGCCTTTATCACCCTTGCTGTCTAATGTGGTCCTCGACGAACTCGACAAGGAGCTTGAATATCGGGGTCATTGCTTTGCAAGATACTGTGATGATTTTGTGATTCTCGTCAAAAGTCAGCGTGCAGGGGATCGGGTGATGCACAGCATTACCCAATTCATTGAACGCAAATTGAAACTGAAGATTAACTCCCGGAAAAGTAAAGTTGTGAAAGCAACAGAAAGCGAATTCCTGAGTTTCACCTTCACAGGGAAGAAAGTTCGCTGGGCCCAGAAGTGTCTGGACCGATTCAAATACCGGATACTCAAGTTGACCAGTCGTCGCTGGGGTGTCTCAATGCAACATCGGTTACGCAAATTGGCGCAATATATCCGGGGTTGGATGGGGTATTTCCGGTTATCGGAATATTACCGACCAATTCCCCTGCTGGATCAATGGATACGTCGGCGAATCCGTTGCTGTTTTCTGAAGCAATGGCGCAAGCCGAAAACCCGTTTTAAGCATCTGGTCAGGTTAGGCGTTGATAAAGTGAACGCCGCCAAGATCGCAGCCAGCAGCAAAGGGTATTACCGTCTGAGTAAAACTTATGCGGTACAACAGGCACTGAATAACAATTACCTCGCGAAAATTGGGCTTGTTTCATTGAAAGACTTATGGATCAGGTTTCACCATCATCGTTGAACCGCCCGGTGCGGACCCGCATGCCGGGTGCTGTGGGGAGGGCTGGAGAAAGACCAGCCCTTACCCGATTGTTTTCAGTGTTCGGTGTGTCTACAAAGTAATCAGGAACTCTGTTTTCATACGGAGTGGGGTATTTCATCCGTAAATATTATGCTTGGATAATACAATGTTATACGACTTAAGGCGTATGGTTGTCGGGAATTGCTGGTGGGTAGTGGGCAGTGGGCAGAAAAAGAAGGTTGCTTACGCTTTTTCTTTTTTCTTTTTTCTTTTTCTGCCCACTGCCAACTTTTCTTTCCTCTGTTCTTGCTTTTTTCTGTCGATTCCTGTTTTATATGTGGCGGTTCGAGACCTTGAACGTACTACTAGCGATTTGTCGTATATTTTGTGTTTGCATGATTTTTATGTATCCTCATGCGGCATGAGTGGGGAGATTAAAGGGGCTTGAAAAGACCCGTTGATGTGGTAAGATATTGAAATGAAAAGGGTTTGCATCTTTTCTTCCCTTTTCAGGTGTTCGTTGAAATGTTTTTTTGAGAGATGTGTATCTCTTTATCTCGGGCGCTGATTGTTTTTGTGCTCGATAAGCCGAAATGCTTTTCAGGTCGGTTAATGATGATTATAATTCACCGGCACTGCAATCCAGAGTGATAGTGATTTAGGCCAGTAGTTCAATTGGTAGAGCACCGGTCTCCAAAACCGGGGGTTGGGGGTTCGATTCCCTCCTGGCCTGCCATTTCCAATGATCAAGCTCCTGGGGTGCTTGTTCTCAGAGGTCTTTTTAAAGATCTTTTCAAGAAAGCCTGGATAGAGAAAATCAAGCTGATGAGTGGAAATTCTGAAATTGCGACTCCGGGTCGTCTGGATGGTCTCAAATGGGGCCTTGTGGCGGTTCTGGTCGCTGTTGGTGTTTACGGTAATTATTACTTCTCTGCTGAGTCGCTCCTTCTCAGGGTTGTCGGTCTGCTGGTAATCGCGGCGGTTGCCGGGTTTGTTGCTCTGCAGACGGTAAAGGGTGGTGCCTTCTGGACGTTGCTGAAGGATGCCAAAACCGAGATTCGCAAGGTTGTCTGGCCTACTCGTCAGGAGACGGTGCAAACTACTTTGGTGGTGGTTGCTGTCGTGTTAGTGATGGGCCTTATTTTGTGGGGGCTCGATTCTCTGCTAGGCTGGATGATCAGCAGCCTGATTTGATAGGGACAGGACATGGCGAAACGATGGTATGTGGTTCATGCCTACTCTGGATACGAGAAGCAGGTGTTGCGCTCTCTGAATGAGCGTATCAAGCGTCTTGGTATGGAAGAGTATTTTGGCGAAATTCTGGTGCCTACCGAGGAAGTGGTAGAGATTAAAAACGGCCAGAAGCGCAAGAGTGAAAGAAAATTCTTTCCGGGCTATGTGTTAGTCCAGATGGAAATGAACGAAGACTCGTGGCATCTGATTAAAGATACGCCGCGGGTTATGGGCTTTATCGGTGGTACCGCCGACAAGCCTGCGCCGATCACTGAAAAAGAAGCGGATGCGATTCTT
It contains:
- a CDS encoding type II toxin-antitoxin system VapB family antitoxin codes for the protein MPSNARTNIVIDQDLMREALELSGLGSRRELVNYALQELVRREKQKQILSLKGKVAWVGNLDDMRETR
- the ltrA gene encoding group II intron reverse transcriptase/maturase; amino-acid sequence: MPTVIDRVIQQAIVQVLTPVFDPGFSPNSFGYRPGRSAHDGVRQVKQLINGGLHYAVDVDLSKFFDTVNHDVLMSRVSRKVRDKRLLKLIGRYLRSGVMIEGNVYPTRVGMPQGGPLSPLLSNVVLDELDKELEYRGHCFARYCDDFVILVKSQRAGDRVMHSITQFIERKLKLKINSRKSKVVKATESEFLSFTFTGKKVRWAQKCLDRFKYRILKLTSRRWGVSMQHRLRKLAQYIRGWMGYFRLSEYYRPIPLLDQWIRRRIRCCFLKQWRKPKTRFKHLVRLGVDKVNAAKIAASSKGYYRLSKTYAVQQALNNNYLAKIGLVSLKDLWIRFHHHR
- the secE gene encoding preprotein translocase subunit SecE, whose product is MSGNSEIATPGRLDGLKWGLVAVLVAVGVYGNYYFSAESLLLRVVGLLVIAAVAGFVALQTVKGGAFWTLLKDAKTEIRKVVWPTRQETVQTTLVVVAVVLVMGLILWGLDSLLGWMISSLI
- the nusG gene encoding transcription termination/antitermination protein NusG gives rise to the protein MAKRWYVVHAYSGYEKQVLRSLNERIKRLGMEEYFGEILVPTEEVVEIKNGQKRKSERKFFPGYVLVQMEMNEDSWHLIKDTPRVMGFIGGTADKPAPITEKEADAILRRVHEGAEAPRPKTLFEPGEMVRVIEGPFADFNGVVEGVNYEKSRLQVAVMIFGRSTPVELEFGQVEKV